In Liquorilactobacillus nagelii DSM 13675, the following proteins share a genomic window:
- a CDS encoding LysM peptidoglycan-binding domain-containing protein — MDIKKILLSAATVTGMMTVGTVAANADTVTVKAGDTVSALAHEYGTTVDAIKQSNQLQNENLIFVGEQLQVNGTSTNSQATTTQSNTATTQSTQNAAQTTQSTQNAAQTTQSTQNAAQTTQTQSTPAVQQTTTTTENTATTTTSSATSSTSSSEDSARAWIANRESGGSYTASNGNYYGKYQLSTSYLNGDYSAANQERVANQYVTSRYGSWQGALNHWKAYGWY, encoded by the coding sequence ATGGACATAAAGAAAATTTTGTTATCGGCTGCAACAGTAACCGGAATGATGACAGTTGGAACAGTAGCTGCCAATGCGGATACAGTGACCGTCAAGGCCGGAGATACAGTTTCCGCACTTGCCCATGAATATGGCACAACGGTGGATGCTATCAAGCAGTCAAACCAGTTACAAAACGAGAACCTGATCTTTGTTGGTGAACAGTTGCAAGTTAATGGTACTTCAACAAATAGTCAAGCTACCACAACACAAAGCAATACAGCTACAACTCAGAGTACACAAAATGCTGCTCAAACAACTCAGAGTACACAAAATGCTGCTCAAACAACTCAGAGTACACAAAATGCTGCTCAAACAACTCAGACTCAGTCAACACCGGCTGTTCAGCAGACCACTACTACAACAGAAAATACTGCAACAACAACTACAAGCTCAGCTACAAGCTCAACTTCTTCAAGTGAAGATAGTGCCCGTGCTTGGATTGCAAATCGTGAATCTGGTGGTTCATATACTGCAAGTAACGGTAATTACTATGGTAAATACCAATTATCAACTTCGTACTTGAACGGAGATTACTCTGCAGCTAATCAGGAACGTGTTGCTAACCAGTATGTTACAAGCCGATATGGTTCATGGCAAGGTGCCCTTAACCATTGGAAAGCTTACGGTTGGTACTAA
- a CDS encoding DUF3278 domain-containing protein, producing MKSKSLIDKVLKKFYGIDGILDEYRKEQINKIGNLIFIFMWWYLIISTFVATLLVSINRDGAILFLTIGNLIVVLLSIIIVTVFLRRKKLDLVEVEKKDYLKLKRKYLVKGIFLAGYFGVSMYILNALDGVFEGEGDFWSEITSFNNLQISLVEGLSFGMLMYLYFMFKLRKR from the coding sequence ATGAAAAGTAAAAGTTTAATTGATAAAGTATTGAAAAAGTTTTATGGGATAGACGGGATTTTAGATGAGTATAGAAAAGAACAAATTAATAAAATTGGCAATCTCATTTTTATTTTTATGTGGTGGTATTTAATTATTTCAACCTTTGTGGCAACTTTGTTAGTTTCAATTAACCGAGATGGAGCAATCCTTTTTTTGACAATTGGGAATCTGATTGTGGTGTTGCTTTCAATTATTATCGTGACGGTGTTTTTGCGCCGAAAAAAGTTGGATCTTGTTGAAGTTGAAAAGAAAGATTATTTAAAATTAAAAAGAAAATACTTAGTTAAAGGGATTTTTTTGGCAGGTTACTTTGGAGTAAGCATGTATATTCTTAACGCATTAGACGGTGTTTTTGAGGGAGAGGGAGATTTTTGGTCAGAAATTACTTCATTTAATAACCTTCAGATTTCTTTGGTGGAAGGGCTTTCGTTTGGGATGTTGATGTATTTGTATTTTATGTTTAAATTAAGAAAAAGATAA
- a CDS encoding helix-turn-helix transcriptional regulator, translating to MNRVKEYRKKINLSQLELAQETNVARQTITLIENNKYNPSLALCTKIARALNSDLNTLFWEEKNEK from the coding sequence ATGAATAGAGTTAAAGAATATCGAAAAAAAATAAATTTATCACAATTAGAATTGGCGCAAGAGACTAATGTAGCAAGACAAACAATTACACTGATTGAAAATAACAAATATAACCCTTCATTGGCATTGTGCACTAAAATCGCTAGAGCTTTGAATAGCGATCTGAATACACTTTTTTGGGAGGAAAAAAATGAAAAGTAA
- a CDS encoding alpha/beta hydrolase has product MIDLKYELVGASRLGNQQDAPVVITLHGMGSNYLDLRPSISFFNQKVIELHFQGSIEYANGYAYYIPRFFEASEPDVIGNAAEKIYEQTQRILKANHLEGHPLAVIGFSQGAILATTLMTFHPEWLQAALLLSGRLPDFISEWARQHLKSQEIETAVFISQGKKDIVIPPEVGHQLFDFFRVYAQSVTYHEYDVGHGITMETARDAYEWTTTLKLGKESLN; this is encoded by the coding sequence GTGATTGATTTAAAATATGAGTTGGTTGGTGCCTCAAGATTAGGCAATCAACAAGATGCTCCAGTTGTTATCACTCTTCATGGGATGGGGTCAAATTATTTAGATTTGCGTCCATCAATTTCGTTTTTTAATCAAAAGGTAATTGAACTGCATTTTCAAGGTTCAATTGAATATGCTAATGGTTATGCTTACTACATCCCGCGTTTTTTTGAAGCTTCAGAGCCCGATGTGATCGGTAATGCTGCCGAGAAGATTTATGAACAGACTCAAAGGATTTTAAAAGCTAATCATTTAGAAGGACATCCGTTAGCAGTAATAGGTTTTAGTCAAGGTGCAATTTTAGCAACAACATTGATGACTTTTCATCCAGAGTGGTTACAAGCTGCTTTGTTACTAAGTGGCAGGCTACCTGATTTTATTTCAGAATGGGCTAGACAGCATTTGAAATCACAGGAAATAGAAACGGCTGTTTTTATTTCGCAGGGTAAAAAGGATATTGTTATTCCACCTGAAGTTGGGCATCAACTATTTGACTTTTTCAGGGTATATGCCCAAAGTGTCACTTATCATGAGTACGATGTTGGTCATGGAATAACGATGGAAACAGCGCGTGATGCCTATGAATGGACCACCACGCTTAAATTAGGAAAAGAATCACTGAATTAG
- the wecB gene encoding non-hydrolyzing UDP-N-acetylglucosamine 2-epimerase produces the protein MKKIKVMTVFGTRPEAIKMAPIIYSLQQRPDKFETIVTVTGQHKEMLAQVMAAFNLSADYNLQVMQQNQTLSDITASVLQKLEKLLQQVKPDIVLVHGDTTTTFAASLATYYEKIPLAHVEAGLRTWNKYSPFPEEMNRQLTDVLSDLYFAPTKKSRENLLSQNVAAEKIFITGNTAIDALKQTVSQEYHHQTLTQITPGQKLILLTMHRRENLGKPMKDVFAAINQVMQQDSQVEVIYPVHLNPKVQSVAREAFSNNSRVHLVDPLDVVDFHNLCARSYFIMTDSGGVQEEAPALGKPVLVLRDTTERPEGVSAGTLKLVGTKKSSVIAAMQELLTENSTIYQAMAKAVNPYGDGHAAERIIAAIEYYFKQRQQKPVDWIG, from the coding sequence TTGAAAAAAATTAAAGTAATGACAGTTTTTGGAACACGTCCAGAGGCAATTAAGATGGCGCCAATCATTTATTCTTTACAGCAGCGACCTGATAAGTTTGAAACAATCGTCACAGTAACTGGACAGCATAAAGAAATGTTAGCCCAAGTAATGGCGGCATTTAATTTGTCAGCAGATTATAATTTACAAGTAATGCAGCAAAATCAGACTTTAAGTGATATCACTGCAAGTGTATTGCAAAAATTAGAAAAACTTTTGCAACAGGTGAAACCAGATATTGTCTTGGTTCATGGAGATACAACAACAACTTTTGCAGCCAGCTTAGCGACTTACTATGAAAAAATACCATTAGCTCATGTTGAGGCGGGTCTGCGTACATGGAATAAGTATTCACCTTTTCCCGAGGAAATGAATCGGCAGCTAACTGATGTTTTGAGCGATCTTTACTTCGCTCCAACTAAAAAAAGCCGCGAAAATTTATTATCTCAAAATGTAGCAGCTGAAAAAATTTTTATAACTGGTAATACAGCAATCGATGCTTTAAAACAAACGGTTAGTCAAGAATATCATCATCAAACCTTGACCCAGATTACTCCAGGTCAGAAATTAATCTTGTTAACCATGCACCGTCGTGAAAATCTGGGGAAACCAATGAAAGATGTTTTCGCTGCAATCAACCAAGTAATGCAGCAAGATTCGCAAGTTGAAGTTATTTATCCAGTACATTTGAATCCCAAAGTTCAGTCAGTAGCTAGAGAAGCTTTTTCAAATAACTCAAGGGTGCATTTAGTTGATCCATTAGATGTAGTTGATTTTCATAATTTATGTGCGAGAAGTTACTTTATTATGACTGATTCCGGTGGTGTTCAAGAGGAGGCTCCAGCGCTGGGCAAACCGGTATTGGTTTTGCGCGATACTACGGAACGTCCAGAAGGCGTTAGCGCAGGTACGCTAAAATTAGTCGGTACAAAAAAGAGTAGCGTAATTGCTGCAATGCAGGAATTACTGACGGAAAACTCAACAATTTATCAAGCAATGGCTAAAGCCGTTAACCCATATGGTGATGGTCATGCAGCAGAAAGAATTATTGCAGCAATTGAATATTATTTTAAACAAAGACAACAAAAACCAGTTGATTGGATTGGTTAA
- a CDS encoding DEAD/DEAH box helicase translates to MEELVAVTTQLGFSEPTLIQKKVYQFLKAGKNVLGLAPTGSGKTLAYVLPLLQITQSKAGTQLLVVTPSQELTAQVTQVIRECLQQLKLTLIVTPLGGGANVKRQQEKLKKHPEIVVGTPGRLLELAKNKKLKLHQLRTVVFDEADALLTEQTMNDCRELLGHAPSQLQLAFFSATDGSVLHELPHWFGQAVERFDVRQEDQTQGKVTHWFLISPTRKRYDLLRKFGRQTQFQGLVFINQLAEIQEVAERLRHDQIDFAILDSQQRQTQRQQAVKQFAAGKYPLLITTEVAARGLDLPQLPTVINYDLPTTLTAYIHRVGRTGRMGQSGQVINLGNERSFRSLKQLVKPAGYNIKEAILSYGEVVERKNFEQENTEKRSPAQSLSKHTKRFKQKVVSEKKSPKKHSKKRLRNQKNKGLHTKKTS, encoded by the coding sequence ATGGAAGAATTAGTAGCAGTAACAACACAGCTTGGTTTTAGTGAACCAACCTTGATTCAAAAAAAAGTTTATCAATTTTTAAAAGCGGGGAAAAATGTTTTAGGCTTAGCTCCAACAGGTTCAGGTAAAACTTTAGCTTATGTTTTGCCTTTGCTTCAAATCACTCAAAGCAAAGCTGGAACTCAGTTGCTGGTGGTGACGCCTTCGCAAGAATTGACAGCACAAGTAACTCAGGTGATCAGAGAATGTTTGCAGCAGTTGAAGTTGACCTTAATAGTTACTCCTTTAGGGGGAGGGGCCAATGTTAAACGACAGCAAGAAAAATTAAAAAAACATCCAGAAATTGTAGTCGGAACACCAGGCCGGTTATTGGAATTAGCCAAAAACAAGAAATTAAAGCTGCATCAATTGCGGACAGTTGTTTTTGACGAAGCGGATGCTCTATTAACCGAGCAAACGATGAATGATTGTCGTGAATTGTTGGGACATGCTCCAAGTCAGTTGCAATTGGCTTTCTTTTCAGCGACGGATGGATCGGTATTACATGAATTGCCCCATTGGTTTGGACAAGCAGTTGAGCGGTTTGATGTTCGCCAAGAGGACCAGACACAAGGAAAAGTCACTCATTGGTTTTTAATTTCACCAACTCGTAAAAGATATGATCTTTTGCGAAAGTTTGGCCGACAAACACAATTTCAGGGCTTAGTTTTTATTAATCAATTGGCGGAAATCCAAGAAGTGGCAGAAAGGTTGCGACATGACCAAATTGATTTTGCTATTTTGGACAGTCAACAAAGGCAAACACAGCGACAGCAAGCCGTTAAACAATTTGCTGCCGGCAAGTATCCATTATTAATAACAACCGAGGTTGCAGCTCGCGGCTTAGATTTGCCACAATTACCGACTGTTATTAACTATGATTTACCGACAACTTTAACGGCTTACATTCACCGAGTAGGGCGAACTGGCCGAATGGGGCAATCAGGACAAGTAATTAACTTGGGTAATGAGCGGTCATTTAGAAGCCTGAAGCAATTAGTAAAACCTGCTGGATATAATATAAAAGAAGCGATTTTGAGTTACGGTGAAGTTGTTGAACGCAAAAATTTTGAACAAGAAAATACTGAAAAGCGTTCTCCAGCCCAGTCGTTATCTAAACACACAAAAAGATTTAAGCAAAAGGTTGTTTCTGAGAAAAAGTCACCGAAAAAGCATTCAAAGAAACGTTTGCGTAATCAGAAAAATAAGGGCCTTCATACAAAAAAAACATCTTAA
- a CDS encoding Gfo/Idh/MocA family protein: MIKFGIIGTNWITKQFIEAAQSIGWRLTSVYSRKIATAQRFAGQFGTTVNTFTDLPAFFDQGDFSVVYIASPNSLHFSQSQQALQAGKNVIVEKPSCSNPTEMKAIVKLLRQNPSLYYFEAARHFHEPLFKKVAQQIRKFAIIQGANLTYMKYSSRYDEFLAGAEPNVFSLDFSGGALQDLGVYLVYNAISWFGYPHQAIYYPQKLRNGIDGSGTAILTYPEFKVVLNLGKTANSYLPSEIYGLKETLLLDNPAELNKLTLMDELHQSQQIAAALPENPMLAEVRDFNEILLAPDKLSSKQQMEDWLAVSVQVNQLLAQLRHSAGITFPADEIAEV; this comes from the coding sequence ATGATTAAATTTGGAATAATCGGTACGAACTGGATTACAAAACAATTTATTGAAGCGGCACAGAGTATAGGCTGGCGGTTAACTAGTGTTTATTCACGGAAAATAGCGACGGCTCAACGATTTGCAGGTCAATTTGGGACGACTGTTAATACCTTTACAGATTTGCCAGCATTTTTTGACCAAGGCGATTTTTCGGTTGTATATATTGCATCTCCAAATAGTCTGCATTTTTCTCAGTCTCAACAGGCATTACAGGCTGGAAAGAATGTGATTGTCGAAAAGCCTTCCTGTTCTAATCCCACTGAAATGAAGGCAATTGTCAAGCTGTTACGTCAAAATCCAAGCTTGTATTATTTTGAAGCAGCTCGGCATTTTCATGAGCCACTTTTCAAAAAAGTTGCTCAGCAAATTCGGAAGTTTGCAATTATTCAAGGAGCAAATCTAACTTATATGAAATATTCATCACGCTATGATGAATTTTTAGCTGGTGCGGAACCGAACGTTTTTTCATTAGATTTTTCGGGTGGTGCATTACAGGATTTAGGGGTTTACCTTGTTTACAATGCAATTAGTTGGTTTGGTTACCCCCATCAAGCAATTTATTACCCTCAAAAACTCCGGAATGGAATTGATGGTAGCGGCACAGCTATTTTAACTTACCCAGAGTTTAAAGTAGTTTTGAATTTAGGAAAAACGGCCAACTCATATTTGCCAAGTGAAATTTATGGGTTAAAAGAGACGTTACTCCTTGATAATCCTGCAGAGTTGAATAAGTTGACATTGATGGATGAATTGCATCAATCCCAGCAGATTGCAGCTGCTCTGCCAGAAAATCCAATGTTAGCAGAAGTTCGAGATTTTAATGAGATATTATTAGCACCTGATAAATTATCGAGTAAACAGCAAATGGAGGATTGGTTGGCGGTTTCAGTTCAAGTTAATCAGTTATTGGCGCAATTGCGGCATAGTGCAGGAATAACTTTCCCAGCAGATGAGATAGCTGAAGTATAA
- a CDS encoding DUF4828 domain-containing protein, with the protein MIHSNSRNANFSLRQLIHHAHAGKRFFHISSAAVAPDFYTGHWYFSDKETKRAHQLEITEQLGILIDGHQLPGKIVQIDNQELLFLDKYGYHLRIDASNQQPVSLYDEADNRVYPVSKAADWDQGQN; encoded by the coding sequence ATGATTCACAGCAATTCACGAAACGCAAATTTTTCTTTGCGGCAGTTGATCCATCATGCACACGCCGGCAAACGTTTTTTTCATATTAGTTCTGCAGCAGTTGCCCCGGATTTTTACACTGGCCACTGGTACTTTAGCGATAAAGAAACCAAACGTGCCCATCAATTAGAAATTACTGAACAATTAGGAATTTTAATTGACGGTCACCAGCTTCCTGGCAAAATTGTCCAGATTGATAATCAAGAATTACTTTTTTTAGACAAATACGGTTATCATTTAAGAATTGATGCCAGCAACCAGCAACCTGTCAGCCTTTATGATGAGGCTGATAACCGGGTGTATCCAGTTAGCAAAGCCGCCGACTGGGATCAGGGCCAAAATTAA
- the ppsA gene encoding phosphoenolpyruvate synthase, whose protein sequence is MEEKEKTNVLWFDELHRADVNLVGGKSSSLGELTSLAGIPVPYGFATTAHAYRYFMDATGLNDQVNALLASITDYEDSDELHAACVKIRELITNAEMPSDLAQNIAQAYQQLAEKMEQTNPFVAIRSSATAEDLPDASFAGQQDSYLNVRGQADVIKRVQQCYASLFTDRATYYRHKQNFPYEKVALSAAVQMMVFSKSSGIMFSVNVATGDDTKVIIDGIWGLGEYIVQGTVTPDDFLVDKETMKIVSKTINNKDIELVRLPDGGVEEQKVPAEIAEKPVLTDEQVLELAGYAKKIEEHYGCYMDMEFALDKNTNKLWMVQARPETVWSQKKKQQAKEQIADPANAKVITRGLPASPGVAAGKVHVIDDPADIGEFKQGEILVTLMTSPDWVPAMKKAAAIVTNNGGMTCHAAIVSREMQIPCIVGTKSRGAAATDVLQTGDIITVDAKNGVVYQGNVQGLTAPKSATSETATVAAEYFAPTATGVMMNLGNPDLAEKYASLPADGIGLMREEFLWTTYIHEHPLYLIEQGHPERVVDKLAEGISKVARAMAPRPVILRFSDFKSSEYRNLKGGEKYEPHEPADLLGWRGASRYYDPKYIEAFKLELAAVKKVRNEFGLKNLNVMIPFVRTVTEAKRVTEIMANAGLERNADFKVYMMAEIPSNIILADKFNQFIDGYSIGSNDLTMLLLGCDRNNDTVSALFDERNLAVKRAIRHLIKTAHQAGKTVSICGQTPSEFPDFTDFLIQSGIDYVSVNPDMVKATKHNVAHFEQRILLDQATGKGKKDLEDYDW, encoded by the coding sequence ATGGAAGAAAAGGAAAAAACAAATGTCTTATGGTTTGATGAGCTTCATCGCGCTGATGTCAATTTGGTCGGTGGTAAGTCTTCATCATTAGGTGAGTTGACTTCCTTAGCTGGCATACCAGTTCCTTATGGTTTTGCTACGACTGCTCATGCCTACCGTTACTTTATGGATGCAACTGGATTAAATGATCAGGTTAATGCATTATTGGCTAGCATTACTGATTATGAAGATTCAGACGAGCTTCACGCAGCCTGCGTAAAAATTCGCGAGTTAATAACCAATGCTGAAATGCCTTCTGATTTAGCTCAAAATATTGCTCAGGCATATCAACAATTAGCTGAAAAAATGGAGCAAACTAATCCATTTGTTGCAATCCGTTCGAGTGCGACTGCAGAAGATTTGCCAGATGCTTCGTTTGCTGGTCAGCAAGATTCTTATTTAAATGTTCGCGGTCAGGCGGACGTAATCAAACGAGTTCAGCAATGTTATGCTTCACTATTTACTGATCGGGCTACTTATTATCGGCATAAGCAGAATTTCCCATATGAAAAAGTTGCCTTGTCAGCAGCAGTTCAAATGATGGTTTTCTCGAAATCTTCAGGAATTATGTTTAGTGTAAATGTTGCTACTGGAGATGATACCAAGGTTATTATTGATGGTATTTGGGGATTAGGTGAATATATTGTTCAAGGAACGGTTACGCCGGATGATTTTTTGGTAGATAAAGAGACAATGAAAATAGTTTCAAAAACAATTAATAATAAAGATATCGAGTTAGTTAGATTGCCAGATGGAGGTGTTGAAGAACAAAAAGTTCCAGCGGAAATAGCTGAAAAACCGGTTTTAACAGATGAACAAGTCCTAGAGTTGGCGGGCTATGCTAAAAAAATTGAAGAACATTATGGTTGTTACATGGATATGGAATTTGCTTTGGACAAAAACACCAATAAGCTTTGGATGGTTCAAGCAAGACCAGAAACAGTATGGTCACAAAAAAAGAAGCAGCAAGCTAAAGAACAAATAGCTGATCCTGCGAATGCTAAGGTAATTACACGTGGGCTGCCAGCTAGTCCGGGAGTTGCGGCTGGAAAAGTTCATGTAATTGATGACCCAGCAGACATTGGAGAGTTTAAACAAGGAGAAATTTTAGTTACACTGATGACATCTCCTGATTGGGTTCCGGCGATGAAAAAAGCTGCTGCAATTGTGACGAATAATGGTGGCATGACTTGTCATGCCGCGATCGTTTCACGAGAAATGCAAATTCCATGTATTGTTGGAACTAAGAGCCGTGGTGCTGCAGCAACAGATGTTTTGCAGACAGGAGACATAATTACGGTTGATGCCAAAAATGGTGTTGTTTACCAGGGCAATGTTCAAGGATTAACGGCTCCAAAATCAGCGACAAGCGAAACTGCCACGGTTGCTGCGGAATATTTTGCCCCAACAGCTACTGGAGTAATGATGAATCTTGGAAATCCTGATTTAGCTGAAAAATATGCTAGTTTGCCAGCTGATGGAATTGGTTTAATGCGTGAAGAATTTTTGTGGACAACTTACATTCATGAACATCCGCTATATCTGATTGAACAAGGACATCCGGAGAGAGTCGTCGACAAATTAGCTGAAGGAATTAGTAAAGTTGCACGAGCAATGGCTCCAAGACCAGTTATTCTCCGCTTCTCAGATTTTAAATCTAGTGAGTATCGCAATTTAAAGGGTGGTGAAAAATATGAGCCGCATGAACCAGCAGACTTACTAGGATGGAGAGGCGCTTCGCGATATTATGATCCTAAGTATATAGAAGCATTTAAACTTGAACTAGCGGCCGTTAAGAAAGTTCGCAATGAATTTGGTTTAAAAAATTTAAATGTGATGATTCCATTTGTCAGGACGGTTACTGAGGCAAAAAGAGTAACGGAAATCATGGCTAATGCTGGATTGGAGCGGAATGCTGATTTCAAAGTTTATATGATGGCAGAGATTCCAAGTAATATCATTTTGGCTGATAAGTTTAATCAGTTTATTGATGGTTATTCAATCGGTTCTAATGATTTAACGATGCTGCTTTTAGGCTGTGATCGTAATAATGATACAGTTTCAGCCCTATTCGATGAACGTAATCTCGCTGTTAAACGAGCTATTCGGCATCTGATTAAAACTGCTCATCAAGCTGGTAAGACGGTTTCAATTTGCGGACAAACTCCGTCAGAGTTCCCAGACTTTACAGATTTCTTAATTCAAAGTGGAATTGACTATGTATCAGTAAATCCTGATATGGTCAAAGCTACCAAACATAATGTTGCTCATTTCGAACAGCGCATCTTGCTTGATCAAGCAACGGGGAAAGGGAAAAAAGATCTAGAGGATTATGATTGGTGA
- a CDS encoding phage holin family protein, producing the protein MLFGWYIGKIDSLVYILLVFITLDYLTGLLCAISQQKLSSEIGFRGIFRKMLILILVGVAHLLDSVLLPAGASLRTAVIFFYLSNEGISLLENAGQLGIPIPNKLKAILSQLSEKNKNH; encoded by the coding sequence ATGTTATTCGGTTGGTATATTGGAAAGATTGATTCATTAGTTTATATCCTGCTGGTATTTATAACTTTAGATTACTTGACCGGCTTGTTATGTGCTATTTCACAGCAAAAATTATCTAGTGAGATCGGGTTTCGAGGAATTTTTCGCAAAATGTTAATTCTTATCTTAGTCGGCGTAGCTCATTTGTTAGATAGTGTTTTATTACCCGCTGGAGCTAGTTTACGAACTGCTGTTATTTTCTTTTACCTCTCTAATGAAGGAATCTCACTACTAGAAAATGCTGGACAACTTGGCATCCCAATTCCCAACAAGTTAAAAGCCATTTTATCCCAACTCAGCGAAAAAAATAAAAACCATTAG
- a CDS encoding PASTA domain-containing protein, translating to MTKKRIIGGLTKIAVGTIDQKLLAEATKLVNNQLEKRKGYLHVPDVVSLPITEAGEALEKYGFNYGKFKVTPQAKYANLLPNVVFKVKPRIGSAVPPDTFIKIYFADQQVIADSQQLAAAAAEKKVLKQQQRSATWHQIADPAKKKATSLVKKINFNRQKKIDE from the coding sequence ATGACGAAGAAGAGAATAATTGGTGGATTAACTAAAATTGCCGTTGGAACAATTGATCAGAAACTTTTAGCCGAAGCAACTAAATTGGTAAATAATCAACTTGAAAAACGGAAAGGTTATTTGCACGTTCCAGATGTTGTTTCATTGCCAATCACTGAGGCGGGTGAGGCTTTAGAAAAATATGGTTTTAATTATGGCAAATTTAAAGTGACACCACAAGCAAAATATGCTAATTTATTGCCAAATGTAGTCTTCAAGGTCAAGCCACGAATTGGATCAGCTGTACCACCGGACACGTTTATTAAGATTTACTTTGCTGACCAACAAGTGATTGCAGATAGTCAGCAGTTGGCTGCTGCTGCAGCTGAAAAAAAAGTTTTGAAGCAACAACAACGATCAGCTACTTGGCACCAAATAGCTGATCCAGCAAAGAAAAAAGCGACTTCTTTAGTAAAAAAAATAAATTTTAATCGCCAAAAGAAAATAGATGAATAA
- a CDS encoding TIGR02328 family protein codes for MRLWHESLLTRLPRQQLLGQHRELAALRGNGWGKKHATVNYIFQYSPYKLYQFHLLVLDEMKRRGYNPNQKWFDPHYRGEHCPRYTKLRPCALTIPVYPEHNAAYLDECLANLHAKGIEI; via the coding sequence ATGAGATTATGGCATGAAAGTTTATTAACTAGATTGCCACGCCAGCAGCTATTAGGGCAACATCGTGAATTAGCTGCCTTGCGAGGCAACGGGTGGGGGAAAAAACACGCAACAGTTAACTATATTTTTCAATATTCTCCCTATAAGCTATATCAGTTTCACTTATTGGTGTTGGATGAGATGAAGCGCCGGGGATACAATCCAAACCAGAAATGGTTTGATCCGCATTATCGTGGAGAACATTGTCCGCGATACACCAAGTTACGTCCTTGTGCATTAACAATTCCCGTTTATCCGGAGCATAATGCTGCCTATTTGGATGAATGCCTGGCTAATTTGCACGCCAAGGGAATTGAAATTTAA
- a CDS encoding YbgA family protein, with protein MEQWQRRWAENKYWVMAHSQQIYNEMRQLAKDNDWSAEKNSKFEVLLRVAAQQTPTVKTLTTAYQHVWGYFKKICTPIEKAKYLKLLQQLDPMNDLLGPFLKQLAVKYQIEYLVNSRIIREL; from the coding sequence ATGGAACAATGGCAGCGACGCTGGGCTGAAAATAAATACTGGGTCATGGCTCATTCACAACAGATTTATAATGAAATGCGCCAACTAGCTAAGGATAATGACTGGTCGGCAGAAAAAAATTCTAAATTTGAAGTTTTATTGCGAGTTGCTGCTCAGCAAACACCGACCGTTAAGACATTAACAACGGCTTACCAGCATGTATGGGGATATTTTAAAAAAATTTGCACACCGATTGAAAAAGCAAAGTATTTAAAATTGCTGCAACAACTAGATCCCATGAATGATTTGTTAGGTCCTTTTTTGAAGCAATTGGCGGTGAAGTATCAGATTGAATATTTAGTGAATTCACGAATTATACGTGAACTATAG
- a CDS encoding GNAT family N-acetyltransferase, with amino-acid sequence MSSPKIEFKWVNDELELWEITQKLILEYTASLGLDLSFQNFSEEIANLKEKYGRSQGSVLLVFVAGQPAGILAFHRFQTNIGELKRLYLKPEFRGHGLGKQLLQQMLTRAQKMGYKFCSLRYVGYDELSPKIISSIGVLRN; translated from the coding sequence ATGAGTTCACCTAAAATTGAATTTAAATGGGTAAACGATGAACTAGAATTATGGGAAATTACCCAAAAATTAATTTTGGAATACACTGCCTCTTTAGGTCTAGATTTGAGTTTTCAAAATTTTAGTGAAGAGATTGCAAATTTAAAGGAAAAATATGGCCGATCACAAGGTTCAGTTTTGTTGGTTTTTGTTGCTGGACAACCAGCAGGAATTTTGGCTTTTCATCGTTTTCAAACCAATATTGGTGAATTAAAACGTTTATACCTTAAGCCGGAGTTTCGGGGTCATGGTTTAGGCAAGCAGTTACTGCAGCAAATGTTAACCCGGGCTCAAAAAATGGGCTATAAGTTTTGTTCGCTTAGATACGTTGGCTACGATGAGCTCAGCCCAAAAATTATATCGTCAATTGGGGTTTTACGAAATTAG